From Streptomyces sp. Edi4, one genomic window encodes:
- a CDS encoding FtsX-like permease family protein, whose product MLRTALRNVLAHKARLVMTVLAVCLGVAFISGSLIFADTTTAAHRAAMTRDDRGTAVSVSPKNTPGASPQEQFGALDDALVRELSHLPGVASVRPVADGTVTLAAKDGTPMRADSAMGKFGAAYHPGPDGKDSRYPLTEGRAPVGQDEVALDRGTAHAGGYRLGDRVTLAAQGPVLTPRLVGLVSTTDSRVNAGGTLAVFDKASAQKLFAAPGRYTGIDVGATPGTSQAELRDRITAVLPAARAEAVTADAQAAQQALYIGTRTKSYERLPLLFATVALFIGTFLIVNTFTMDIARRTREIALWRAIGATRRQVVRSVLAEAALVGLAASALGFALGLGVATVLPHVLDTSGDPLPGGPLVIGPMAVIAALVVGVGVTVLAAWLPARGAARVAPVEALRGADQPPSAALSRVRGAVGLALTVLGAGLLFSLTDAVGATDANLRTALFGCAALVVGLIALAPLLAGPVIRLLGRLTTGFGAAGHLARENALRNPRRTAATAAALLISTALVSGLAVIDHCTKRALDAQAAAGLSADYAISTRTPTTAIDAAAVRRVAAVPGVRTASAVADSTITPGGKQISGIDPGTASEVMKLRFLSGSLTDVGPGRIAVSRGYASEHHLAVGQQLDASMGAGDHDQRYTVVGVYQDNPTAQDVLGYRSDVQKTAYLRDSVQRLLVVTDGGVTSTGLEKRLRAAVGDSPLLKVQSRRQLVQEQAGVAGDMMTMVLGLLALGVLISTLGMVNTLAMSVSERTREIGVLRAIGMGRSAIRTMIRLEAVCVAAFGTLLGLAAGLFGAWKVSGLANGAIPQYSFSLPWGTLALVVALGLAAGTAAVAVPARHAARLGPLEAVART is encoded by the coding sequence ATGCTGCGAACAGCTCTGCGCAACGTCCTCGCGCACAAGGCCCGACTGGTCATGACCGTCCTCGCGGTCTGTCTCGGCGTCGCGTTCATCTCCGGCTCCCTGATCTTCGCCGACACGACCACCGCCGCCCACCGCGCCGCCATGACACGCGACGACAGGGGCACCGCCGTGAGCGTGAGCCCGAAAAACACTCCCGGCGCCTCCCCCCAGGAGCAGTTCGGGGCCCTCGACGACGCCCTCGTACGCGAGTTGTCCCACCTGCCCGGCGTCGCGTCCGTCCGCCCGGTGGCGGACGGCACCGTCACGCTGGCCGCCAAGGACGGCACGCCCATGCGGGCCGACAGCGCGATGGGCAAATTCGGCGCCGCCTACCATCCCGGGCCCGACGGCAAGGACAGCCGCTACCCGCTGACCGAGGGCCGGGCCCCGGTGGGCCAGGACGAGGTCGCTCTCGACCGCGGCACCGCGCACGCGGGCGGCTACCGGCTCGGCGACAGGGTCACCCTCGCCGCGCAGGGACCGGTCCTCACACCCCGCTTGGTGGGCCTTGTTTCCACCACCGACAGCCGCGTGAACGCCGGCGGGACCCTGGCGGTGTTCGACAAGGCGAGCGCCCAGAAGCTGTTCGCCGCCCCCGGGCGCTACACCGGGATCGACGTGGGAGCCACCCCCGGCACCAGCCAGGCCGAACTCCGCGACCGGATCACCGCCGTCCTGCCCGCCGCCCGGGCCGAGGCCGTCACCGCCGACGCCCAGGCCGCTCAGCAGGCCCTCTACATCGGTACCAGGACCAAGAGTTACGAGCGTCTGCCACTCCTCTTCGCCACGGTCGCGCTGTTCATCGGCACCTTCCTCATCGTCAACACCTTCACCATGGACATCGCCCGCCGCACCCGGGAGATCGCGCTGTGGCGCGCGATCGGTGCCACCCGCCGCCAGGTGGTCCGTTCCGTCCTGGCCGAGGCGGCCCTGGTGGGCCTTGCCGCGTCGGCGCTCGGTTTCGCGCTGGGCCTGGGGGTGGCCACCGTGCTGCCCCACGTCCTTGACACCTCCGGTGATCCGCTGCCCGGCGGGCCTCTGGTGATCGGCCCCATGGCGGTCATCGCCGCACTCGTCGTGGGCGTGGGTGTCACCGTGCTCGCCGCCTGGCTGCCCGCGCGCGGCGCCGCACGCGTCGCGCCCGTCGAGGCGCTGCGCGGTGCCGACCAGCCGCCCTCCGCGGCCCTGTCCCGCGTGCGCGGCGCCGTCGGCCTGGCTCTGACCGTCCTTGGCGCGGGACTCCTCTTCTCGCTGACCGACGCGGTAGGCGCCACCGACGCCAACCTGCGGACAGCCCTGTTCGGTTGCGCCGCCCTCGTCGTCGGACTGATCGCGCTCGCCCCGCTCCTCGCCGGGCCGGTCATCCGCCTGCTCGGCCGGCTCACCACGGGCTTCGGCGCGGCAGGCCACCTCGCCCGCGAGAACGCCCTGCGCAACCCGCGCCGAACCGCGGCGACCGCCGCCGCGCTCCTGATCAGCACGGCGCTCGTCTCCGGCCTCGCCGTCATCGACCATTGCACCAAGCGAGCCCTGGACGCACAGGCCGCCGCCGGTCTCAGCGCGGACTACGCCATCAGTACGCGTACTCCAACCACCGCCATCGACGCCGCTGCCGTACGACGTGTCGCGGCGGTGCCGGGCGTGCGCACCGCTTCCGCCGTGGCGGACTCCACGATCACCCCGGGCGGCAAGCAGATCTCCGGCATCGACCCCGGCACCGCGAGTGAGGTCATGAAGCTCCGCTTCCTCAGCGGCTCCCTCACCGACGTCGGTCCCGGCAGGATCGCCGTGTCGCGCGGTTACGCCTCGGAGCACCACCTCGCCGTCGGCCAACAACTCGACGCGAGCATGGGCGCAGGCGACCACGACCAGCGTTACACGGTGGTCGGCGTCTACCAGGACAACCCCACCGCCCAGGACGTCCTCGGCTATCGAAGCGACGTACAGAAGACCGCCTACCTGCGCGACTCCGTGCAGCGCCTGCTGGTTGTCACCGACGGGGGAGTGACCTCGACGGGTCTGGAGAAGCGGCTGCGCGCCGCGGTGGGCGACAGCCCGCTCCTGAAGGTCCAGAGCCGTCGGCAGCTCGTCCAGGAACAGGCCGGCGTCGCGGGCGACATGATGACCATGGTGCTGGGGCTGCTCGCCCTCGGAGTGCTGATCTCCACGCTCGGCATGGTCAACACCCTTGCCATGTCGGTCTCGGAGCGCACCCGGGAGATCGGCGTGCTGCGGGCCATCGGCATGGGCCGCTCGGCCATCCGCACGATGATCCGTCTGGAAGCCGTGTGCGTCGCCGCGTTCGGCACCCTTCTCGGGCTGGCAGCAGGGCTGTTCGGAGCGTGGAAGGTCAGCGGACTCGCCAACGGCGCGATCCCTCAGTACTCCTTCTCGCTGCCGTGGGGCACCCTCGCGCTGGTGGTCGCGCTCGGTCTCGCGGCGGGCACTGCCGCGGTGGCCGTCCCCGCCCGGCACGCCGCCCGGCTCGGCCCGCTGGAGGCCGTGGCACGGACGTGA